The genomic window TGATTCATTGATTCAACTGTCTTAGTGCTCCAGTCTTAATCTCCATATCTGTCTCCATGCTGCACCTCAAGtcattttaaatatcttttatCTTTGTATGTTAAAAATTGCATACATGGATGGCAAGTTCTCACCCAGCAAATTCACGGTTCTTACACCTCTTCTGACAGCAGTACCAGACAAGTATTCCAGTTATAACAATGGAGACTCCACCTGCGATGAGTCCTACCAATAAGGCTGTCACATCGAGTCTTGATGGGCGTTGCTCTTGGCCTGTGgattaacatcaaaacaaaagaatagcAAAAGCGATACAACAGGAAAAATATTATGCTTTGTTGTGCCGTTTCTTACAGTGCTACAGACTGAACATATGCCTGGATGTGGAAGTATATGAAAACATCTGAAGTCTAAATTTTAACATCTTGCTTAAGTTCTAAAGTTCTAAAAACCTATGAAATATTACAATGTACATTTGAGAAATCAGATGCCAAAAAGACATTCTGATTAGTGAGGAGACAACGCATCAACTACTTACTGCAATGCAATTACTAAGAGGCTCTTAAAAATATAACTAAGAATGCTGTGATATTAAGATAGAGACTCTACTTGGCTCCTAAAATTGTGTCATATCACGTTGTTCACGTATGATTTGCTGCTTTTGCCAGCATGGGCTGCTAGTGGACTTTTTCTGAAGATGATAAGagattttttccccacaaagcATTGCATGATGGATGATATCAAAAAGACAGACTGTTTTCTACCAGAAATAGTTACATATTAGGGAGAGCTTGATGCTTACCTGTATATTTTTTCCAAAAGTCTTCCTATAAAAGAATCAAAAGtattcttaaaaaaacacaacttcagTTTTCAAATTAAACTATATAACaagcactcacagacacaaacccacataTTATGTGAATGTTGCCAAGCACAGTAAGTATATCTCCTAAAGAACCTTACAGGAATACAAAGATCAAGTTAAAATCAAGAAATGTGGCtatttgaacatttaaaaatgatgcaTCACCTCTGATTTAAAGATATCTATTATGAACAGAGGAAATGTAGTAAGGGAATAACAAGCCACTGGATCATTATTTCATTCAGCAGAAATTATGTGGAACAAGAAAGAAGGAATTACTCAACTGTGTCCTGAGTGTTCTCAAAGACCTCTCGTGCCTCCTCATAATTACATATTTCCTCATAACATTCTCTTTCCAGGTTTCCTGGAGTGAAGATCTCAAAATCAAACCGGTTGAACATCAGGTGGCGTCCTAAGAACTTATTGGCATTCTCCTCTTCAACAAACACTGGCAACCATATCATAGAAACAGTATGTGAAATCATATTAGAatcactcattaaaaaaattacaccTTAAAAATTACACCTGTGCATTTACTcactttttctttaatgttccATAATATGTTACAAAATTCATCTAATAAATGAATTAGACCAATTCACTAACAGCATGACCAACTGGACTGGAATGTAGCCCAAAAATCCTCATCAGTTTAGGTCTGCCACTGAGTGATCTCCATGTCAGGAGACTCAACAAATGAACAGTGAACTTGGCTTATGAGTTCAGATGTGACTCCTACCTTCACTGGCTTGTTCTTCAGCGTCAATCTGTAATAAGTTTCTGGTACACGCACCATACCCATGAGATAGTTGACAGAGtacaaataacaataaaagcATTGCTGTTGAGctggaaaacatgaaaaagtcaTTCATACTATCTTAACATAGCAAAACAGATCCAGTTTCTGTGTTGTCAAGCAAACACACCCGTTAATTAAAACACCTGCCTGATGCATTCTTTTGGTTGTGTAATAAGGCACTAAAACGTCACCTATCACAACTAAAGAACACAAACTAAACTAAGATAGTTTACAGTGTATTTCAGTTACCGCGCCTAGATACTGAGTCACAGTGATCATGCTCCAAACTGTGGAACAAATTAACTTAAGGATATGCGATCAGTTTAGCTACTAATAAGTGACGATTTACGCGCTTTTAACAACAGTAATTGTGGGCTTACATTTCAGTAAAACAGTAATCCGTTCTGTTAATTGAGAATCGAACTAACATTATAGACAAAAGTTACATGAAAAATACTTCTGGAAACCACCACACTTTCTGTTTACTTCAAGGAAACTGTGACCTCACCTCCTGTTGTTCGACGAAACACCTGGCCAGACCTAACGAATCAATCTGCTCATCAGCAACAGTTGAGCAGAAGTGTGCAAAAATGCACGTATATGGGTTTGATTTGGACTCACCAGATAGACAGCGTTACAGAGAAGCCAATTTTTTCCCCTGTCGCAAGTCACACCAACGCTGAAAACCCTGACTGGGTCTCTTGTTTTCCGTCATTGTTTTCTGATTATAACGACGAATCTACTCAAATCGCCAGTATTAATTTCGAGAGACTAATACTTATGACAATCGttttaaatgaaagttttattttatattatttcattttattcagacGGGTGTGTTAATTGTGCGCAGAATTCATGACCAATAATGAACAAACAGTCGcgtctttaaaaatgaaaagcgCTCAACATTTGTACCCGCTAGATGGCAGTAGAACTTAAAACTATTACTGAGGCCAAACATTTAAAGACAATAGGTAAAAGCAAAATTATGAGTTGTACATGGGAGAACAGGCACACAAGCGACCGTTCATTTTAGCATTATTACACCTCTCATTACTATACCAACTCAAAAGCTTATCTCCTGATAAAAGAGGTCTCTATGATTTGTGTAAAATGGTGTGATCCAGAATGCTGTGATAATACACCGATGCATGCGCTCATGGCGTACTCCACCGTTTAACATGAGCATAAAATTTGAAATGTGATGGACTAATGTATGATGAATCCAATATTCACAGCTATTTTGAAACAGTTAAGGAACattcctttccttctttccttccttctttctttcttgacgATTGTACCATGTTATCTCCCTAGTCATTTGCATTGTCGTTATTATTTATGGGGACGTAAATCCCAACTCCCAAGGAGTGTTACAGCCCTGCACATAACGGCTGATCTCACTGTTTGGGtgagaaacactctctctgaccTGAACTTAAACTTGTTAGTCTTGTGACCTTATTAGTCTTCTGACCTTTCAACGCAACCATTATCTCTTCTATGTACTGGTAGAACTTTATTTAATGTCTTTCTGAGCATGCAACCACATTTCACTCCAAGCCCTTCAGCATTCTAAAGGCATCCTCTCTTTTTGCTGTACATTTTAATGGGAGTTTAGCTATTAGGGAAACAAATTGCCCCCGTCCCATAAAAGCACTGCACGAAAGATGTAGCCTAATTGTTTTTATTAAGAGCTCTGAGAAGCTAGTGatagcatttttttcttcatggcTGTTACGAAACCTTTATGGGtcatatatattacatatacaatacatactTATATGTGCTCCTACCCAAACATATattgtgtatgtacatattaTGCATGATATAAAGTACACTTATCATATATAAGTACTTGAACAGTTGCAGAACTCCATGAGGGGGTTCAgaatttttctcttgttttgttaatttatttacagCTGATCATTCTAAACCTGCTAAAATatctatattttgttttatagtCTACTTTGGCTATATGACTTAGAATGTTAGTCCTCAAATGCACCCTCTCTAAAAGAGGTTCTAAAAGGAATTTTCTATCATCCTGTCCAAAACAGGCATAAAAATTCAGGTCATTATCTGTCTTACTATGGGGCCGAACATATCAGAAGACGTCTGCACCACTGGCAAAGCTTCACTGAACTATCCTCAGCACtcaaaacacagtttaacatTTTTGAGGATTTTAACACACAAGTAGGTATTTGTCTGCACACTATCACAGGTGCACTGTCACTTAGTACAAAACATGTGGTTGCCAAGGAAACCACAAAACCATCTTGTAAACATAAGCCAAATGTCAAAAGTGTTAGAACGTGATTACACTAAAAAAATAAGACATTCAtccattaaaacaaatatttctgcCTTGGCACAACTGTGTTTTGAAGCCTAAACCCATCTTTGTAAACACATTAGCAGTGTTcagcaaggaaaaaaatattaaaaaaaaaaaaaaaagtgatatggTATTTCTTGGCTCTGTGACCAGCGCTAATTGAACAGTAATATGCTGCACCATTTCACCCTTAGCCTTAGCAGGGGTCTGGATACTGTTATACATGAATGGGGTTGCACTAAAGAATGTGGATACAGCTAAACATTTGCGGTGTATTCCGAGCCAAGAAGAGTGCTGTCAAGTTAAATCGTGCCTTTATCTCATACAGAAGGCCAGCTGATTAAGTCATCACAATCttatattttaaacattcaCTATACTTTCAATGTATGCTTCTGGATTTCTGTGCTTTGGAAATGTGATCATTTCGTGGTATGTGTAACATAGTAAAGAAAATAACAGTAAAGCTCCAATCCCCATCTAAAATAAAGATGCTATGTCCCTTCACTGAGTACTTTCTTTATACAAATTTCTAACTTTCAGAGTGCATTTGAGTGACACTATAATCACCTTTGGGACTGAGTGAAAGGATAAATTTAACTCTGGAAGATGTATTGCTACATATATAGTGGTAAAACCCAGTGAACAAACAGACCTCTCTGAGTGTTGTTTAACTGGCAAATCTCAGACGACACATCATTTGACCATGAACCTTTAACCTGAGAATTGAAAGCAATTAGAGAGATCGCTAGTCCTTGTGTCATGTAACGCAGTTCTTTTTCTCACCCCATTAGTCTTAGTCCCATCTTGGACTCACAGACCTCTGACAATGCACAGAGAGGGCAACAGgattttgaatatttatcaaAAGTTTCACCTATGAACACATTGTCAGAGGGTCAATTTAACTATCATTAGGAAATACATATGAAAATGACACATACAAacgattccccccccccctaagTTTTAGGGAATTCAACAGAGTCACTACCAAAGTAAACTACAACACCATTCTGACTCCTTAcgtacctaaaaaaaaaaagtgctattgACATGTTGAACTCGGTCCCTCTCAAAGGCCAGACAAATGGAATGCGGTCACTATCGTGCATTAGACAGAAACTGAGCAGAAGCTCCCTGGAAGACTGTAGTTTCCACTTTTAGTTATTACTGCAGAGAAGTGGtggaaagaaaatatgaaaaagaaaatgacacaaatgtAAATGCGTTACACTAGTCCCTTCAGATCAAGAGGTCAGTCTCTTGCTATACATTGCTCTAAAACCTGTGACCCATTGACCTCAAAAATGGATGTTACAGTCAGTATCACTTTCCATCTTAAACATGCTCTCAGAGCTTTATTGGAGCCAGATGGTCCAGACTACCCGAGAAGAGCCTTGGACTTTATTTTCCAAATAACAGGTTCAACTAAGAAAATGAATAGGATAAAGAAGCACTCATTAAGACTATTAAATTTCAGTTAAACTCCTTCAGAACAGCGTAAAGCTTCCAGTATTAGTATAGGGGAGCCAACCACTTACACAAAGTAGCCCAAGTCATTTCACTACCATTTCTACTTCTGTTTGTTCAAAGCTGGCTATGATCTGAATATCTCAAATGGATTTATGAATGGATTTATTGGGCTGCCAGTCTTTGCACCCAAAGCTCTAAGTTAAACATGAGGACAACTGCACTACAACGTCCTTGTTCAGTTTTTCCGAACGAGAGGTGTGATAATGTGCTTAATTAATGTTTAAAGCAGCCAAATCTAAGGgttagaaaaaataaaataagtgaGCACATATGGTTGTCATTAGTATTTTAttgagtaaataaaaaaactgaaatagaCACAGCTTCTCTTGGGGAGTTGGGGCAGGGTTActaggcagagggagagagggtttgAAGGCTGGTCTTCACAGTGGCCAGATTCTGCTTCCAGGAGCTGAGGGTGTCATAAAGTTGCTGCCACTGCTGCTTGCCAAAGGTGCGATGTGTGCTGTGGCTGTAATAACACAGAGGACACAAGAACGGGAGTCACTGACAGGAACTAGAAAAGAATTCACTTGGGAGTGCACAACCtccagttccttttttttttttctgtggtcagAGACCATGGAGAAGTTACCATTCAGTGTGTAAGACATActttaaataaaatcacaaaaattaGACAGTAACAAAACAGATCAGTAAAACCATGAATCTGTCCAGATAATACAATCCATTTTCACTGGCTGATAAGCATCGCATGAGATATAAAATTGCTTGGTGAAGAACTAACAAGttacacagatcacacacagttttaagaCAGAACACTGCAAGAAGCACAACAGAAATACATATAAATGATGGCAGCCACTATAGCCAGGGTCCAAAACAGGGTCCAAAATTAACTTTCTGGTATATCGGCCAATGGCCggtaaactgaaaaaatttACCGgccaaaaatatttttcaatctGCCATAGAATAAGATACGATCAGGCACGTAGCCAATAGTGATGTGCCGTTCGGGGaatgattcgttcattttgaactaatcttttgtatgaccCGGGAGTAACAAGTCTTCTAagtgagtgattcgttcattttctcCCTTGGCCGCGCACGCGTGCCACTCAGGTCCAGCATCATTCATGAACGGGTCTTTCGGGTCCGTGTCTTCCGTTCACTTGTCGAAATAACCTCTGCGCAGGCTCAGTACAGGAGCTGCCGATTCGTTCATGATTCAGTGGGTCTTCATGTTCTGTGGGTCTTCATGTCCTGAGTCTCTCGTTCACCTATCACACGGCCGCCatgcaggctcagtgtaggaacgaGTGATTCGTTCACGAATCATGACTACGGATCTTCGGGTCTTTTGTTCATTACTCATGTGGTTagagcagtaacatgaccaacaCTGTTATTATTGGTGAGGAGAGCTATCTAATGTTTGCTGCTCAACCACTACATTTCCTTAGCTGTGTGCAGAGTAGCTACTGAATGGATGGTA from Chanos chanos chromosome 2, fChaCha1.1, whole genome shotgun sequence includes these protein-coding regions:
- the prrg4 gene encoding transmembrane gamma-carboxyglutamic acid protein 4 isoform X2, with product MLVRFSINRTDYCFTEISTAMLLLLFVLCQLSHGYGACTRNLLQIDAEEQASEVFVEEENANKFLGRHLMFNRFDFEIFTPGNLERECYEEICNYEEAREVFENTQDTEDFWKKYTEQRPSRLDVTALLVGLIAGGVSIVITGILVWYCCQKRCKNREFAGPIRVRSRRNNTSLRTRRVEEVSLQPLPGETDGLPSYEQAISKSGPHDAPPPPYPGSQPGSIRR
- the prrg4 gene encoding transmembrane gamma-carboxyglutamic acid protein 4 isoform X1, with protein sequence MLVRFSINRTDYCFTEISTAMLLLLFVLCQLSHGYGACTRNLLQIDAEEQASEVFVEEENANKFLGRHLMFNRFDFEIFTPGNLERECYEEICNYEEAREVFENTQDTEDFWKKYTGQEQRPSRLDVTALLVGLIAGGVSIVITGILVWYCCQKRCKNREFAGPIRVRSRRNNTSLRTRRVEEVSLQPLPGETDGLPSYEQAISKSGPHDAPPPPYPGSQPGSIRR